The following nucleotide sequence is from Lysobacter panacisoli.
TCAGGATCTGGTCGAGTACGTCGGCCTGACCGATGAAGGCCTTGCCGACTTCCTCGCGCACGGCGGCGGCGCGTTCGGCCAGCGCATCGCCGGTGATCGGGACCAGGGGCACAACGGTGTCAGCGTTCATGGCGAAGACTCTGGGTTGCTGGGTCGAAGGGAGTTGCGCATGCGCACCAGCAGCGCGATGCGCTGGCGGAATGCGGTGCGGTCGCGCGGGTCCGGCGTGGACAGCGCATCGCGGATGTCATTGGCGTTCAGGCCGAAGCGTTCGGCGAGCATCGCTGCCTGCACGTCGCCGCCCTGGGCCGCGGCCTGCGGATCGCGCCGGCGCAGGCGTGCGAGGAACGCGGTGCGCGCGGCCTCGTACAGTACGTCGCCATAACCGTAACGGTGGATGTGCTCGCCGCTGGCGACGATGTGCTCGATCAGCGAGCGCCGCTCCGCTGGCGGCGACGGCAGCAGCGGGCCGAAGCGCAGTGCGCGCCGCCACAGCCATGCGAACAGTGCAAGCAGCAGCGGCAGCCACACCATCCAGCTCTGGCGCAGCAGCGTCGACCAGAACGACGGCATGTCCGCCGCGTAGATCAGGTGCACGGTGCCATTGCCGTAATTGGGTGCGAGCAACTGCCGCGTCAGCGCGATGTGCGGCACGTCCTTGAGCTTGTCGTTGGTCAGGAAGTCGAATCCCGACACGACGTCGATCACGCCCTGCCCGTGCTTCATGCGCGCGAAGACGTAGTCGCCGGCCTCGTTGACCCATGCGCGCAGCGGTTCTTCGCCGTCGAGGGTGAACGCGCGCGCCTGGCAGAACTCGACGTGCCGGTCCTCGCCTTCGACCTGCAGGCCGACGCATTGGGGCGCGGCCTTGGCCGGCGTGATGCCCAGCGACGACAGCACCGGCACGCGTTCCTTGCCGGCGCCACTCGCCGGCACGCGCACCAGCAGGTGTCCGCCGGTGGCGACCCACTCCATCAGCGCGTCCGCGTCGGCCGTCGGCAGCGTGCGCGGATCGCTGTAGAGCAGCACGGTGTCGCTTCGGCCGAGGGTGAAACGGTCGCGCTGCAGGCGCTGGCGCGCTTCGGCTTTCACGCCGTCGGCGCGCAACGCGAGCTTGAGCACGTACAGCGGATTGGTGCGCGCCTCGCCGGTACGCGGGATGTCGACGAATTCCTCCGTGCGCACGTAGGTGCGGTTCCACCACCACACGGCGAGTGCGACGGCCGCAGCGAGCGCGAGCACGCCGAGTCCGATCAGCAGATTGCGACGCGTGTTGGTCATGGCGTCGCTCCGCGCGGCATCGCCGTGGACCAGGCGAAGCGTTCGGCCAGTTCGTGCAGCAGGCGTTCGAAGTCCTCCGCGCCCGGGAATCGCTGCGCGTACGCGGCGTATTGCCACGCACGCACGGCGCGCGCGAAGGCGTCGCGCTCCTCGGCCAGCGGCAGGCGGCGCGACACTCGCAGGACTTCCGCCTCGGTCGCACCGGGCACCAGCACGGCCTGCGTGCGGGTGGCCATCGACTCGACACTGGCGCGGTACATGAGCGCCAGCGCCTCGCGCTGCCGTCCTTCACGCCAGAGCCGGCGGATCGCCGTGGGCACATCGTCCGGCAACGGCGCCTGCGGCTCGTCCGCATCGCTGCGCCGCACTTCATCCGACTCCCGCGGCGCGCGCGTCAGTCCGCGACGGAACCAGCGCAGCCAGCGCGGCGAGGTGAGCAGCAGGATCAGCACGATCACGCCCACCACCGCCCACAAGCCGTACTCGCTGACGAGCGCGATGAACGCGCCAAGGCCGGCGAGCGGCGGGACCTTCGGCTTCTGCGGCGGCTTCTTGGGTTCCTCGGCGCGTGCCTTCCAGGTCACGATCTTGCGCTTGGGCGTCACCGTGGGATCGGCATAGGCGCGCTTGACCGCATTGCGCAGACCGCGATCGTCGGCGAGGCCGGTGCCGTTCCGCGCGGTGCGCGTGCCGGTGGACGCATTGCCGGCCGTGCCGGCGGTGGCCGTCGTCTCGACCGGCGGCTCAGCAGGCTGCGTCTTCTGCGCATCGATGCCGTCGCGCAGGCCGCTGTCGTCCTCGACCGTGCCGAAGATGTCGTGCAGCGTCGCCGCAGGGATGTCGTCTTCTTCGTCTTCGTCTTCCGCCTCGTCGGCGGCGGTGCCCGACTGCTCCGCACCTTGCGCCGGCTGCGGCGGTTCCTGCGCGCGCGCTGGCAACGCCAGGGCGATCGCCAGCAGCAGCACCAGCGGCGCGGCCGCCTGCAGCAGGCGTGTGCGCATGCGGCGCAGCGCGAGTTCGATGTCCCAAGCTTCGATCTCGGTACGGCGGTTGAGGTACAGGCCGAAACCCGCGCCGACGTAGAACGGGCTGATCAGCGCCCATGCCATCCATGCCAGCAGGTTGGACAGCAGCGTGATCCAGACCGGCGCTTCCTGCAGCAGTTTCCACACGCGGTTGCCGAACTGTTCGAGATATTCGTTCGGCACGAACATCACCGCGATGCCGGCGAATCCCAGGTACAGCGCGAGTTCGAAGTGCACGCACACCAGCGTCAGCAGCGTGCCCACGCCGTGCACGGGCGAACCCAGCGCGCGGCGGCGCTGCCGCGCCTGCGCGCCTTGCGCGCCTTCGAGCAGATCGACCGGCAGGTACAGCGAGCGTACCGGGCTGAGGCGACGCCACGTCAGGTAGGCCGGCATCCAGCGCAGCCCCCAGCGCAGCTGCGCGTGCAGTGTCTGCCGCGTCGTCGGCACTTCGCCGAAGACCGCGCGAGAGAGCACGAACAGCGGGATGCGGTCGAACAGCGGCTTCAACCACCACACCACCAGACCGGCGAGCCACAGCACGTCGAACGACCACGCCAGCAGGTTGACCAGCGCGAACATCGGCAAGCTCAGCAGCAGCCACGGTTTCCAGATCGCAGCCGCATGGCGGCGCGTAAGCGCGGTGCCGAGTTCGACCGCTTCCCAGGCCGAGCGCGGACGCAGTGCGACGGTGAGCGCTTCGATCTTCATGCGCTCGCGTCCTCGTGCGCGCGGTCGCGTCCGCCCAGCAGCAGCCACGCCGCGGTCAGCGTCCACAGCACGCCGCCGACGGTGTACTTGATCCACGCCGGCATCCACGCGATCGACGACCAGAACGCTTCGACGAACGCGGCGAACACGAGCATCGCCAGCACGCCCACGCACAGCAGCGCACCGCGCCGGCCGCCCTCGAGCAGCGAATCGATCCGCCGCTTCTGCCCCGGCGCGACCAACGACAGGCCCAGGCGCAGGCCCGCGCCACCGGCAATCACTATTGCGGTCAGTTCCGGCGCCGAATGCCCGGCGACGAAACGCCAGAACGGATCGCCGTGGCCGACCGCCTGCAGGTGCCCGGCGATGCCGCCGATCATGATGCCGTTGGTGATCAGCACGACGATCGCGCCGACGCCGGCGATCAGGCCGCTGGCGAAGGTCCGGAAACCGATGCTGACGTTGTTCCAGACGTAGTGGCCGAACATCGCCAGGTCGGTGCCGCTGTCGCGGCCGAGCTTGCGCGCCGGATCGGCCGGGTCGTACATGTGCTCGAACTCGCGCAGCTGCATCGGTTCGAACAGCGACGAGGACAGGTCAGGCGTCCACACGATGGCCGCGAACACGACCAGCAGCGGCAGCCAGAACAGCACGAACGAAGCGAGCATGCAGCCGCGTTCGGCACGCACCAGGCGCGGGAATCCGGCGACGAGGAATTCCACCGCGCGACGCCAGCGCGGTGCGGGCGTGCGATAGAGCAGGCCGTGGCCGCGCTGCATCAGGTCCTGCAATCGCTCGGTCACGACCGGGCTGTAACCGCGCCGGCGCGCGAGCGCGAGCTGCTGGCAGAGGCGGCGATAGCGCGCGGGCATGTCGGCGTCGGCCAGTCCGTGCCAGCCGCGCCGCGACTTGCGCGCCTCACGCGCACTCGCGCCACGCTCGTCGAGCCACTGCTCGAAGGCGTTCCATTCCGGCTGGTGGCGCTGGACGAACAGTTCCTGCTTCATGTCAGCGTCGCCCCAGCAGCCAGTTGGCGATGCCGTACAGGCGCGTGACCGCGGCCGTCCCGCGTGCGCCGGTCAGCGGCTCGGCGAGGTCGGCGAGTTCAGCCTGGCGTGCTTCGGTGAGATGCGGCCCGCGTTCGCCGAACGCGACCAGCGCGGCCTGTTCGTACGGCCGCAGCGCCACCGATGGCGCCAGCGCGTGCTTGACCGGCGCAGGCGACGGTTCGTGCGGACGCGCGTCGTGCACGACCAGCGTGCCGGCGACCATGTCGCCCAGGCGCCGTCCCCACGGATCGAGCAGTCCCGCCACCAGTCCGGTGGCGTAACCGAACGGCAGCATGTCGACCACGCGCAACAGGTTGCGCGAGAACGCCGCCAGCCAGCCCACCGGCGCGCCATTGTTGGCGATCACGCGCAGCCCGAGCGCGCGCTTGCCGGGCGTGCGGCCGTTCCACATCGCCTCGAAGAGCACCGGATAGAACCAGTACACCAGGAACACCATCACCGCCTGGAAGCCGAATCCGCCGCGCCCGAGCAGGCCGAACACGATGCCGGAAACGAACACCATCGCCATGCGGATGAGGAAGTCGATCACCCACGCCAGCGCACGCGGCACGGGGCCGGCGGCGGGCAGGTGCAGGGCGACGCCCTCGGGCGTCACGACTTCCCGGTACGTGTCGAGCATCAGGCGTCCGTGCCGCTGGATGCCGGCGCATGCGCAATGCGGTCCTCGAAGCCTTCCATGTCCCCCGTTCCCGATCGTGTGCGGCCCGCGACCCCCTGTCGCGACTCGCGTACTACCCGGCCATGCCGAGGTAGCGGTCCTTCAATCGTACATAGTGCTCGGCACTGTAATGCAACTGCTCGATCTCGCGCTCGCCCAGGCGGCGCACGAAGCGCGCCGGGTTGCCGACCCACAGTTCGCCCTCGCCGACTTCCTTGCCCGGCGCGATCACCGCGCCGGCGCCGACGAAGCCGTGGCGATGCACGCGCGCGCCGTCGAGCACCTTCGCGCCCATTCCGATCAGGCAGAAGTCGTCCAGCGTGCAGGCGTGCAGGATCACGCCGTGACCGATGGTCACGTCGTTGCCGACCACCGTGGGCAAGCCGCCCGGTCGCGTGAACGGACCTTCGTGGGTGACGTGGATGATCGTGCCGTCCTGCACGTTGGTGCGCGCACCGATGTGGATGCTGTTGACGTCGCCGCGGATCACGCAGCCCGGCCAGATCGACGCGTCGTCGCCGATCGTGACCGCGCCGATCACCACCGCCGAGGGATCGATGTAGACCCGCTCGCCGTGGACGGGGAAGGTGTCGAGGTAGGGACGCATCGTCATGCCTCGATTTTACCGCGCCGCCGCGCGCAGCCGTCGCCGCAGGGCGCGAGGACGCGCTGGAGGCCCGTCCGCGACGCCCCCCGTCGCCGCCGTTTTCGCCCCTGCGTGGCGCGACGCGACGGGTCTACACTCCGCCGTATGGACATCACCGCCGACACCCCGCTGGACGAACTGGCCGCCACCCGCGAGCAGCTGCGCCGCGCCTGGCAGGCCCGCAAGCCCGACTTCGCACAGCGCCGCGCCGACCTGGAGCGCCTGCGCGAGGTGTTCCGCGCGCGTATCGGCTCGATGGACGAAGCGATCCGCGCCGATTTCGGCCATCGCAGCCAGCACGAGAACCTGCTGTCGGAAGCGATGATCGTGCTGGCGGAGCTCGACCACGCGCTGTCGCACCTGCGCCGCTGGATGCGGCCGCGCCGCGCCGCGGTGGGCTGGCGCTTCTGGCCGGCCAGTGCGCGGATCCGGCCGGAGCCGGTCGGCGTGGTCGGCATCCTCTCGCCCTGGAACTACCCGGTGAACCTGGCGCTGGTGCCGGTGGTGTCGGCCATCGCGGCGGGCAACCACGTCTACCTGAAGCCGTCGGAACACACCCCGCGCACCAGCCGCTGGCTGCGCGAACTGCTGTCGGAGGTCTTCCCGGCCGACCGTGTCGCCGTGGCGCTGGGCGGACCGGAAGTCGGCGCGGCGTTCGCGGCACTCCCGTTCGACCACCTGCTGTTCACCGGCTCCACCGCGGTCGGCCGCAAGGTCATGGCCGCGGCCGCGCCGAACCTGACGCCGGTGACGCTGGAACTGGGCGGCAAGGCGCCGGCCGTCGTGTGCCCCGACTATCCGCTCGAACGCGCCGCCGCGCGCATCGCCACCGGCAAGTGGTTCAACGCCGGGCAAACCTGCATCGGCGTGGACTACGTGCTGATCGACGCGCCGCGTCGCGATGCCTTCGTCGAAGCGCTGCGCCGCGAACTGCATGCGCGCTATGGCGACTTCAGTGCGCCGCACGACTACACCCGCATCATCAACGACGGCCAGTACGCACGACTGCGCCATTACGTCGACGACGCGCGCGCACGCGGCGCGACCGTCATCGAGCCGCTCACCGGCGACGCTCCCGACGATGCGCGCTCGCGCATGGCGCAGGACCGCATCTTCCCGCCGACCCTGGTGCTGGACCCGCCGATGGACTCGGAAGTGATGCGCAACGAGATCTTCGGCCCGATCCTGCCGGTGGTGTCGTACCGCACGCTCGACGACGCGCTCGCGCGCATCCACTCGATGGACCGCCCGCTGGCGCTGTATCCCTTCAGCGATGACGGGCGCAGCGTCGAGAAGATCGTCTCCGGCACGCTCGCCGGCGGCGTCACGGTCAACGACACGCTGCTGCATTTCGGCGCGCACGACCTGCCGTTCGGCGGCATCGGCCCGAGCGGCATCGGCGCGATCCACGGCCGCACCGGCTTCGACACCTTCAGCAAGCTGCTGCCGGTGTTCCGCCAGCGTCGCTGGGCCGGCAGCGACCTGCTCAAGCCGCCGTACCGCGGTTTCGTCGATCGCATGGTGCGCCTGCTGGCGCGCTGAACCGGCGCTCGAAACCCATCGCCACGTAGCGATTGCCACGCCATCCACGGCGGGGTTGCACTGCATCCAGAAAAAGTCTGATTGAGCCGGACGCACCGCGCGTCCTAAAAGCTCTGTGGTCGAGCCTGCTCGACATCCGCAGGGCCGATCCGCACAGCCAGTCCAGACGATTGCCATTCCCTGGCGACGGTGGCGACGCCTTGTCCACACACTCCAGGGACCTTCCATGCACCAGAAGCGACTCGCGACGGCGATATGCCTCGCACTGCTCTGCACCGCCACTGCCGCCCACGCGACCGATGACGATGTCACCGCGATCGACACGGTCACCGTGACCGGCACGCGCATCTCCAACCCCAACGTCGTTTCGCCCACGCCGATCAGCGTACTGACCGCCGAGGACATCAAGGCCGTCGGCGCGGTCAACATCGGCGACCTGCTGACCACCATGCCGCAGCTCGCCACCACCTTCACGATGGGCAATTCCGGCCGCTTCATCGGTACCGCCGGCGTGGCGATGCAGGACCTGCGCAACCTCGGCACCGCGCGCACGCTGGTGCTGGTCAATGGCCGCCGCTTCGTGGGTTCGTCGGCGGGTTCCAGCGCGGTGGACACCAACCTGATCCCGGCCGACTGGGTCGAGCGCGTGGAGATCATCACTGGCGGCGCGTCAGCCGTGTACGGCGCGGACGCGGTCAGCGGCGTGGTCAATTTCATCCTCAAGCGCGAATACGAAGGCCTGAACCTGCACGCGCAGCTCGGGACGAGTTCGAGTGGCTTCGACAAGCAGCTGCTGTCGGTCACCGCCGGCACGCCGTTCGCGGACGGCCGCGGCCACTTCGCTGCCTCGCTCGAACACAGTCGCCAGGACGCGCTGGAGTTCCGCGACCGTTTCGGCCACCAGGCCTGGCGCGAGATCCGCACGCCCGGCTA
It contains:
- a CDS encoding stage II sporulation protein M: MKQELFVQRHQPEWNAFEQWLDERGASAREARKSRRGWHGLADADMPARYRRLCQQLALARRRGYSPVVTERLQDLMQRGHGLLYRTPAPRWRRAVEFLVAGFPRLVRAERGCMLASFVLFWLPLLVVFAAIVWTPDLSSSLFEPMQLREFEHMYDPADPARKLGRDSGTDLAMFGHYVWNNVSIGFRTFASGLIAGVGAIVVLITNGIMIGGIAGHLQAVGHGDPFWRFVAGHSAPELTAIVIAGGAGLRLGLSLVAPGQKRRIDSLLEGGRRGALLCVGVLAMLVFAAFVEAFWSSIAWMPAWIKYTVGGVLWTLTAAWLLLGGRDRAHEDASA
- a CDS encoding gamma carbonic anhydrase family protein, which translates into the protein MTMRPYLDTFPVHGERVYIDPSAVVIGAVTIGDDASIWPGCVIRGDVNSIHIGARTNVQDGTIIHVTHEGPFTRPGGLPTVVGNDVTIGHGVILHACTLDDFCLIGMGAKVLDGARVHRHGFVGAGAVIAPGKEVGEGELWVGNPARFVRRLGEREIEQLHYSAEHYVRLKDRYLGMAG
- a CDS encoding coniferyl aldehyde dehydrogenase — encoded protein: MDITADTPLDELAATREQLRRAWQARKPDFAQRRADLERLREVFRARIGSMDEAIRADFGHRSQHENLLSEAMIVLAELDHALSHLRRWMRPRRAAVGWRFWPASARIRPEPVGVVGILSPWNYPVNLALVPVVSAIAAGNHVYLKPSEHTPRTSRWLRELLSEVFPADRVAVALGGPEVGAAFAALPFDHLLFTGSTAVGRKVMAAAAPNLTPVTLELGGKAPAVVCPDYPLERAAARIATGKWFNAGQTCIGVDYVLIDAPRRDAFVEALRRELHARYGDFSAPHDYTRIINDGQYARLRHYVDDARARGATVIEPLTGDAPDDARSRMAQDRIFPPTLVLDPPMDSEVMRNEIFGPILPVVSYRTLDDALARIHSMDRPLALYPFSDDGRSVEKIVSGTLAGGVTVNDTLLHFGAHDLPFGGIGPSGIGAIHGRTGFDTFSKLLPVFRQRRWAGSDLLKPPYRGFVDRMVRLLAR
- a CDS encoding DUF4129 domain-containing protein, which translates into the protein MKIEALTVALRPRSAWEAVELGTALTRRHAAAIWKPWLLLSLPMFALVNLLAWSFDVLWLAGLVVWWLKPLFDRIPLFVLSRAVFGEVPTTRQTLHAQLRWGLRWMPAYLTWRRLSPVRSLYLPVDLLEGAQGAQARQRRRALGSPVHGVGTLLTLVCVHFELALYLGFAGIAVMFVPNEYLEQFGNRVWKLLQEAPVWITLLSNLLAWMAWALISPFYVGAGFGLYLNRRTEIEAWDIELALRRMRTRLLQAAAPLVLLLAIALALPARAQEPPQPAQGAEQSGTAADEAEDEDEEDDIPAATLHDIFGTVEDDSGLRDGIDAQKTQPAEPPVETTATAGTAGNASTGTRTARNGTGLADDRGLRNAVKRAYADPTVTPKRKIVTWKARAEEPKKPPQKPKVPPLAGLGAFIALVSEYGLWAVVGVIVLILLLTSPRWLRWFRRGLTRAPRESDEVRRSDADEPQAPLPDDVPTAIRRLWREGRQREALALMYRASVESMATRTQAVLVPGATEAEVLRVSRRLPLAEERDAFARAVRAWQYAAYAQRFPGAEDFERLLHELAERFAWSTAMPRGATP
- a CDS encoding DUF4350 domain-containing protein, giving the protein MTNTRRNLLIGLGVLALAAAVALAVWWWNRTYVRTEEFVDIPRTGEARTNPLYVLKLALRADGVKAEARQRLQRDRFTLGRSDTVLLYSDPRTLPTADADALMEWVATGGHLLVRVPASGAGKERVPVLSSLGITPAKAAPQCVGLQVEGEDRHVEFCQARAFTLDGEEPLRAWVNEAGDYVFARMKHGQGVIDVVSGFDFLTNDKLKDVPHIALTRQLLAPNYGNGTVHLIYAADMPSFWSTLLRQSWMVWLPLLLALFAWLWRRALRFGPLLPSPPAERRSLIEHIVASGEHIHRYGYGDVLYEAARTAFLARLRRRDPQAAAQGGDVQAAMLAERFGLNANDIRDALSTPDPRDRTAFRQRIALLVRMRNSLRPSNPESSP
- a CDS encoding RDD family protein, whose translation is MLDTYREVVTPEGVALHLPAAGPVPRALAWVIDFLIRMAMVFVSGIVFGLLGRGGFGFQAVMVFLVYWFYPVLFEAMWNGRTPGKRALGLRVIANNGAPVGWLAAFSRNLLRVVDMLPFGYATGLVAGLLDPWGRRLGDMVAGTLVVHDARPHEPSPAPVKHALAPSVALRPYEQAALVAFGERGPHLTEARQAELADLAEPLTGARGTAAVTRLYGIANWLLGRR